A genomic stretch from Tenrec ecaudatus isolate mTenEca1 chromosome X, mTenEca1.hap1, whole genome shotgun sequence includes:
- the EMD gene encoding emerin, protein MDDYEGLSDSELVSVLRQYNIPHGPVVGSTRKLYEKKIFEYESLRRRLSSRNSSSYPSTSHRSSSQSTSRISDVESTYTDSDKYDMPKKEDALLYQRRGYNTEEDDDEDNDYEDVVQVADYYEESCVSSRTCEEPESVGTTSFLQSPSSLLVREDLMFTSSEEEGKDGNCPCMRDCAYQDVLHYRLGSRGSLSPSYYPTSTSTSSTSSTSSSSSSAPLWLTRPAIRPEQQAAGATFQVPLWGQFFFVALAFAAFMAFLYRSMQKEDCSRFLANP, encoded by the exons ATGGACGACTACGAAGGGCTGTCCGATTCGGAGCTGGTGTCTGTGCTGCGCCAGTACAATATCCCGCACGGGCCCGTCGTGG GCTCCACGCGAAAGCTGTACGAGAAGAAGATCTTTGAGTATGAGAGCCTGAGACGGAGACTGTCATCCCGGAACTCGTCCTCCTACCCCTCCACATCACACCGTTCTTCATCTCAATCCACCAGTAGAATTTCAG ATGTAGAATCGACGTATACTGACTCCGATAAGTATGATATGCCCAAGAAAGAAGACGCGTTACTGTATCAGAGACGGG GCTATAATACTGAGGAGGACGATGATGAAGACAACGACTACGAGGACGTCGTCCAGGTGGCGGACTACTACGAGGAGAGCTGTGTGAGCAGCAGGACCTGCGAGGAACCGGAGTCAGTGGGCACCACAAGTTTTCTCCAGTCCCCATCCTCGCTCCTG GTGCGAGAAGATTTGATGTTCACTTCTTCTGAAGAGGAAGGAAAAGATGG GAACTGTCCATGTATGCGGGATTGCGCCTACCAGGACGTACTGCACTACCGCCTGGGCTCCAGAGGCTCCCTGAGTCCATCCTATTATCCTACTAGCACTTCTACCTCTTCAACCTCCTCCACCTCATCGTCCTCCTCCTCTGCACCTTTGTGGCTCACCCGCCCAGCCATCCGTCCAGAACAGCAGGCCGCGGGCGCAACCTTCCAGGTCCCGCTCTGGGGCCAGTTCTTTTTTGTTGCCTTAGCCTTTGCTGCCTTTATGGCTTTCCTGTACCGTTCTATGCAGAAGGAGGACTGCAGCCGTTTCCTGGCCAACCCCTGA